Part of the Methylomonas sp. AM2-LC genome, GTTTAAAAATGGATTAACGATGTGCTTAGCGAGTTTGTGTCCTCATCATAAACAATTAGACGACTCTGGACAAGGATATTTATGTTTATAGCCACTAATGGCGGGGGCAAAGACGATTGTTGAACTTTGCAGGGTAGGGCAGGTGTGCGCTTAATTGACAGGATTGCAGGCTATGGAAAACCTGTATTTATAGTGCTACATGAGTAATGAGTGGATTTAAAAGCAGTGCTGCTCAATGAGTCATAAAGCGCATCCAAACAACAGATGCGCTTTATGCATAAGGTATTAAGCTAACAAACCTTGTAGCAGATGATTCAGCTTGTGTACAAACGCGGATGGATCATCCAATTGACCGCCTTCGCTAAGAATAGCCTGATCAAACAAGATGTGGGTGATGTCAGCAAAGCGGCCATCATCCTGTTCATTTTTAATGGCTTTAACCAACGCATGATCGGGATTAATCTCAAATGCGGGTTTGCTGCCACCCATGCCCATCATATTTAGCGATTGCCCGGCTTCTTTCATGATACGTTCCATATTCAGGCTCATATCATACACACCGGTAACCAAACAAGCAGGGGAGTCTGTTAAGCGATGGCTAAGGCGTACTTCACTCACCTTGTCTTGCAGCACTTCCTGCATTTGTTTTAATACGGCTTCGTAGTCTTTACCCACTTCTTCCTGGTGCTGTTTTTCTTCTTCCGTATCAAATTTATCCAGGTCCAGCTCGCCTTTGGCGATAGATTGCAGGTGTTTGTCGTCGTAATCTGTCAAACTGGATATCAGCCATTCATCAATCCGGTCTGTCAACAGTAATACTTCGATGCCTTTTTTACGGAAGATTTCCAGATGCGGGCTGTTTTTGGCCGCCGCAAAACTGTCTGCAGTGACAAAATAAATTTTGTCCTGACCTTCTTTCATGCGACTAATGTAATCATCCAATGACACATTCTGGGTTTTGCTGTCGGTATGTGTAGAAGAAAAGCGCAACAATTTGGCGACACGCTCTTTGTTTTTGTGATCTTCAATCGGGCCTTCTTTAATCACATTACCGAACTGTTCCCAAAATGTCTGATATTTCTCGGCATCGTTTTCTGCCAGACTTTCCAGTAAGCCCAATACTTTTTTAACCGCACCCGCTTTAATAGTGCTGATTTGTTTGCTTTGTTGCAAAATCTCGCGTGATACGTTTAAAGGTAGGGAATCGGCATCAATTACGCCACGGATAAAGCGCAGGTAGCGCGGCATCAGTTGCTCGGCATCGTCGGTAATAAATACTTTGCGAACATACAGTTTAACGCCATGTTTAGCGTCACGATCCCACAAGTCGAAAGGTGCGCGGGTAGGAACATACAGTAACAAGGTATATTCGTTAGTACCTTCTACTTTACTATGCACATGTGTCAGCGGTTCTTGATAATCATGCGATACATGTTTATAAAATTCGTTGTAAGATTCTTCGCTAATCTCGTCTTTGGATTTGGTCCACAATGCTGAAGCACTGTTAACCACTTCATCTTCTTTACCCGCTGGGCTGGTTTCATTACCTTCTTCATCTTTTTCAGCAGGAATATCCTTGCTCATGATAATCGGTAAAGAAATATGATCAGAGAATTTTTTAACGATGGAACGTAGTTTCCAGCCATTTAAAAAGTCTTCTTCACCTTCTTTTAAATGCAGAACAATTTCGGTACCGCGATGTGCTTTTTCGACAGTTTCGATAGAGTACTCACCATCGCCTATCGATTCCCAGCGCACAGCTTCGTTTGCTGTTGCACCGGCTTTGCGGGTAGTGAGCGTTACTTTGTCAGCAACAATGAAAGCGGAGTAAAAACCCACGCCAAATTGACCGATTAATTCGCTATCTTTGGCCTGGTCGCCTGTTAAGCGTTCAAAAAACTGTTTAGTGCCGGATTTAGCAATGGTACCAATATGTTCTTGCACCTCAGCGCGCGTCATACCGATGCCGTTATCGGATATAGTGATGGTTTTCAGGTTTTCGTCAAAATCGATGCGTATTTTCAGATCGCTGTCGCCATCGTACAAAGTGTCGCTACCTAAAGCCTCGAAACGCAGTTTATCAGCAGCATCAGAAGCGTTAGAAATCAATTCACGTAAAAAAATCTCCTTGTTGCTATATAAGGAGTGGATCATTAAATGCAGCAGATGTTTTACTTCGGTTTGGAACCCCAGAGTTTCTTTTTTTGCTTCAACAGTCATGTTTGTGCTCATTTCAAGTTAAGACTAAATAAAAAATGTCAGACTGTGCAAATCTGGGGGTAGTCATTTTGATTTTCAAGTCCAAAACCTGGAGAATTTTAAATTTTACTGCTTAGCGGCCAGTGATAGTGTTGATTTTGCTTGTTTCTGACCAATAAGCGAAAGTTAGTCTGGGTGAAGAAAATAATGCTAATTATTCAGCGTAAAGGCGAGTATTTATAGGATGCCGACGTCAGGAGGCGCATTAATCGCGACCGTATTCCACCGATTGAAGTCAATTACCGACTAACCCGATAAGTCGTAATTGACAGCGCGTTGCCTAATAGGGTGATTGGCATTAGCGTAATGCGCCTCATGGTCGAAGGCAATAGTGTCGCAATACTGCTTCGCCTATTACGATTACGACCTATTCCGGCTTGTCGTGTTGGAGTCTTTCATCAATCGTGGCTTCGCTGGCTTGAGGTTGAAATTTACTAAATTATAGAGTAATGTTAAACAGCATTGATTTGTGATTTGGTTGGTCTTTATTTATCGACCAGTTGATGCTGTCTTGGCATTAGCGAGTACTTTTGCCAGTAATAATAAATTTTTGTATTTCAACAGGAAGGGAGTTATGAAGTTTTTTTATCCGCTAATTTTGGCATCGTTGTTTTTCTGTTCTTCTGCGTTTGCAGAGGAGCATGTTGCCAAAGCACTAGAGCATGTTAATGAGGCTGTTACGCACGGCAAAGCAGGTCATGTCGGATTGTTTGTCGAACATGCTGCCAAATCCATAGCGCATGCTGAAGAAGCTTTGAAAGTAGAGAAAGGACAATCTAAAGGGCATGTTGAAAGCAGTATTCATCATTTGCACGAAGCCATTAAGGAAGAAAAAAGTGGGCACAGCGCCGTTGCGACCAAGCATGCTGAAGATGCTGAATCACACTTGATTCAGGCATCTAATACCGAGAAGAAATAACAAAATAAGCAAAACAAAAGGGTGCGAGTTTAATTAACACGTAATTGAACTTGCACCCTTTTTTTAAGTTCATGATATAAATATAAAGCCGAGCAATAGCTAGCGCATTAATTGTCAACGATGAGATTTTGTTCTCACTTTTACGAGTTACTATAGGGAGGTTCTTCAAGGTCTTTTCAATAAGTTTCAATTTTCCTTACGCAATTAAAGCGATAAACAGGAATAGGTCGTAATAGGCGAAGCCATTTTAAACACATTTGTCTTCCGATCATGCGAAGTAATACGCTGCGCTATTGTCGCCCCATAGGGTAATTGCTTTGATTTATGGCCTTGTTTACCAATAGATGGGTTTGATTTTGCGTTGCCCATTTTGAGTGTCATTTTAGAGGTTTTGTCGTTATCCTAAGGGAACTTCGAAAAACCACCCTTCGACAGGGTCAGGGCGAACGGTGGTCTATATATCAATAGCTTACCGTTCGTGCTGAGCCTGTCGAAGCACAAAAACCAGGTTTTTCGAAGTTCCCCTAAGTGAAAGTGAATACCATTTAAATTGTTCTCTATACATTGGGCGTTAGTGCGTGATATACTTTTAAGCTAAGTCAAGCCACTAGCATCTTGAAGTAGCTTTTGTGCTGAGTTTTGCGGCATTGCTTACTGCATCTCTGTCGGATTATGAATGGATAACTATAATGACAATAAACATGCACACTCAATTGATAGGTGTTTATAACACCCTGCATGCCATTAAATATAAAGAAATATCAATATTAATTCTGCTTTGGGGGCTATTGTATATCCCCTATATCATTCATGGCGGCATGCTTGGGGATGATGCAGGCATATTAATCATCCCAAACTCAAATCAGAATTTAGGGTATTGGCATTATCAATGGTCGCTTTCATCCCAATTAACCATGACTGCACGCCCAATATCGGCAATATTGCATGGTTTGTGTAATTGGTTTTTTGGATTACATTTCTGGGCTTATCATTTTGTTAATTTAACACTATTTCTAAGTTCAATTTTATTGTTTTATCTATCCATAAAACGCATTTTCTCAGCAGAAATCGCTTTGTTAGCGTCTTTGCTGGCTTTGGTATATCCCTGCTCTTCAAGTACGGTATTTTCATCAATTATGATGAATTCTAATCTCGCCGCATTATTTTGGACTGGTGCATTATATTTGTCGACCAAAAAAATTAATTTTAAATATATTATCATTACAATCTGTTTATTATTTTCCTGCCTTTCTTACGAGTCTTTTATTCCTTTATTTATTTTAAATATAGTGTCAAGTGTGTTTTTTTATAAATACAGATTAAGTTTCAAAGTGTTTTTAATTGAGGCACTACCGGCTATATTTGCTATGTTGATATTCGGGGTTTATAAATTTTATATAGAAAGTATATTATTTAATACTCATTATTCTAGGATTAATATTTTTTCATTTTATCATTCCTTGTTAAAACTGTTTATAAGCTTGAATGAAGGTGTTAAGATTGCTTTGTTTGATTCTATTGAAATTTCGAATCACGCTTTAAGCAATATTGAACTACTTTCAATTCCTTATCTTTTTTTAGTAACCGTTGTTTTAAGTTTAATTTCCTATTTTTTGTATAAAATAATAACAAAATTTTGCATTAATAATTCGTATGGTGATTATTTATTTTTTTTGTATAAAAAACAAATAACAATAATTGATAAAATTAATTTTTTTCTTTTACCCGTCATTTTATTTATAGCTTGTCATCTAATTTATGTGTTTTCATATTATTACCCAGTTTCAGCTGGTTTTAATAATAGAACGCTAGGGGCTATTCGCTTTAGTACATCACTGGCTGCTGCATGCATTTTTATTACTTTATTTAATTCATTAAACCAGGTGACGGATAGAAAATTATTTTCCATGATATTTGTATGTTTTTTTGCCTTCTTTTCAATGTCAGTGATAGGTCAACGTGAAGCATGGATTGCTGCTTGCAAATTTAACGACAATAATATTAGTAAAATAAACGCAGCTATTTATGAACAAGGTCTTCAAAATAATAAAGACATAACGCTAATTGCAATGCTTCCAAGAAACTTCCCTGAACAGGTGAATAATGAACCTATATTTAGTGAGTCGTGGGATCTGACAAATTCTCTTAGTATATCCAATCCTTCCATTAATTTTACAGCGAATGTTAATACAGCTGAAACAACCGTCGATTCTGCAAAAGTGATACTACATAGTAGTTGGCAGGCTATATATCCGTTTTGGTTATATCATTTTAAAACTGAAAAATTATATCGAATTACATCAGAAGATAGCTGGAGAAATATAACGCGATAAGTCGTAATTGACAACTCATTACCTAATAGGGCGCACTAGTTTTAGCGTAATGCACCGTATGGTCGAAGGCAACAGTGTGTCGCTATAGGGCTTTGCCAATTACGACCTATTTCGGCTTATCGCGTTGTTAGTCTATTTCCCCTCTAATCTGGACAATCCAGACAGCTATTCCGGTGAATTCCCTATCATTGTCATCTGGTAGAACATGAAGACATGGGGATGATGTTGCATTTTAAGGTTGAGAGTATACAGTTGTTAAGTTGACTTCTAATATAACTTAACATAGACTAGTCTCTTAAGTTAGTCGAAACATCATTGTAGGCTCTATACAAGTTTTAATGTATAAATGTGGCAGTAATCATTTGTTAGTAAAAGGCTGTTCAAATATTTGCACAGCTAAAAATAGCAGTCTTTTTATCAAAACTTTTGAAATTTATAATATAATTATAAGGCAAGAATGGAATCAATATATTATCCTCAATTAAGTTTGTTCAATAGCTTTTTTGCATTTATGTTACTGAACAGGATTAAGTCTGTCTGTCGAAAGACTTTCTTTTCGGCTTTTTTGTTGTTATCGGGTTGTGTATCAATACCCACTGGCACAACTCTAAATAAACCCGATCCCTTACAACAATCAATTCAACGTAATTTATGGATTGGAAGCGTAAAAATAACTGATGAAAACGTAGTAAATAAATTGGCAGTTCAGGATTCTCTGCGAGGCAACATAAAAAACTAT contains:
- the htpG gene encoding molecular chaperone HtpG, translated to MTVEAKKETLGFQTEVKHLLHLMIHSLYSNKEIFLRELISNASDAADKLRFEALGSDTLYDGDSDLKIRIDFDENLKTITISDNGIGMTRAEVQEHIGTIAKSGTKQFFERLTGDQAKDSELIGQFGVGFYSAFIVADKVTLTTRKAGATANEAVRWESIGDGEYSIETVEKAHRGTEIVLHLKEGEEDFLNGWKLRSIVKKFSDHISLPIIMSKDIPAEKDEEGNETSPAGKEDEVVNSASALWTKSKDEISEESYNEFYKHVSHDYQEPLTHVHSKVEGTNEYTLLLYVPTRAPFDLWDRDAKHGVKLYVRKVFITDDAEQLMPRYLRFIRGVIDADSLPLNVSREILQQSKQISTIKAGAVKKVLGLLESLAENDAEKYQTFWEQFGNVIKEGPIEDHKNKERVAKLLRFSSTHTDSKTQNVSLDDYISRMKEGQDKIYFVTADSFAAAKNSPHLEIFRKKGIEVLLLTDRIDEWLISSLTDYDDKHLQSIAKGELDLDKFDTEEEKQHQEEVGKDYEAVLKQMQEVLQDKVSEVRLSHRLTDSPACLVTGVYDMSLNMERIMKEAGQSLNMMGMGGSKPAFEINPDHALVKAIKNEQDDGRFADITHILFDQAILSEGGQLDDPSAFVHKLNHLLQGLLA
- the smbP gene encoding small metal-binding protein SmbP; this encodes MKFFYPLILASLFFCSSAFAEEHVAKALEHVNEAVTHGKAGHVGLFVEHAAKSIAHAEEALKVEKGQSKGHVESSIHHLHEAIKEEKSGHSAVATKHAEDAESHLIQASNTEKK